A genomic segment from Nitrospira sp. encodes:
- a CDS encoding Flagellar protein FlaG, translating to MLQEVSSRTNLLTTAATNQNALQHPPERDDEHAIAEPQPSTPEVKDKDLDQALSRVREVFQQADPRLEFTIDPDLDRVVVKVMNAESGEVIRQIPQREVIELAKSLEAPTGLLLHHKV from the coding sequence ATGCTCCAAGAGGTATCGAGTCGGACGAACCTCCTCACTACGGCGGCTACGAACCAGAATGCCCTACAACACCCTCCGGAGCGAGACGATGAACATGCGATTGCTGAACCGCAACCATCGACTCCTGAGGTCAAGGATAAAGACCTGGACCAAGCGCTCTCGCGAGTGCGAGAGGTGTTCCAGCAAGCAGATCCTCGGTTGGAGTTTACGATCGATCCGGATCTCGACCGAGTCGTCGTCAAAGTCATGAATGCGGAGTCCGGCGAAGTAATTCGCCAGATTCCACAGAGGGAAGTCATCGAACTTGCAAAAAGTCTGGAGGCTCCCACCGGTCTGTTGCTCCACCATAAGGTGTAG
- a CDS encoding Flagellin protein FlaA: MALVVNTNLASLSAQRNLSINQNQLAQSVERLSSGLRITRASDDAAGLGVSETLRAQIRSINQANRNAGDGISLTQVADGAAASIGSLLARMRELATQSGSGTLGTTERSYLDQEFVALRSEIDRISASTEFNGQALLSGTSNTFQVFIGFKSGANSSLTVALNDLDTTTMGLAGANVSTANAAQSVLAAIDGAISSVATARANYGAIQSRFDVAIQNLTVTAENFTAADSRIRDADIAQETSVFTKNQILTQSGIAILAQANALPQQALALLRG, translated from the coding sequence ATGGCATTAGTCGTCAATACCAACCTTGCATCACTCTCCGCTCAGAGGAACCTTTCGATCAACCAAAACCAACTGGCTCAGTCCGTCGAGCGGTTGTCGTCAGGATTGCGCATCACCCGCGCATCGGATGACGCAGCCGGATTGGGCGTATCCGAGACCCTGCGGGCGCAGATCCGCAGCATCAACCAAGCCAACCGCAACGCCGGAGACGGCATCAGCCTGACGCAAGTCGCCGACGGCGCCGCCGCCTCGATCGGCAGTTTGCTGGCTCGTATGCGCGAGTTGGCGACACAATCCGGAAGCGGCACCCTCGGGACGACCGAACGGTCGTATCTGGATCAGGAGTTCGTTGCGTTGCGCTCGGAAATCGATCGGATTTCGGCTTCGACCGAATTCAACGGTCAGGCGTTGTTGAGCGGAACCAGCAATACCTTCCAGGTGTTCATCGGCTTCAAGAGCGGCGCGAATAGTTCGTTGACGGTCGCGCTGAACGATCTCGATACGACCACGATGGGATTGGCAGGCGCGAATGTTTCAACCGCGAATGCCGCACAGTCGGTTCTCGCCGCGATCGACGGCGCCATCAGCTCGGTGGCGACGGCGCGTGCGAATTATGGAGCGATTCAGAGCCGCTTTGATGTGGCCATTCAGAACCTGACGGTCACGGCGGAGAATTTCACTGCGGCAGATTCCCGCATCCGCGATGCGGACATCGCCCAGGAGACATCTGTGTTCACGAAGAACCAGATCCTCACGCAATCCGGCATTGCGATCTTGGCTCAGGCCAATGCACTGCCACAGCAAGCGTTGGCGCTGCTGCGAGGATAA
- a CDS encoding CgeB family protein, which translates to MTCLNENVARLASRAPDLATSLKASVGGVLSIEPARCGIPSARRSGRWIHSSYDPIREAETWAETHVPSCHAGETIVVAGVGLLYHVEALRKKLAPDIGIAVLVSDLGEFHDALSARPLGAWSEQVSWLVGSPEAIAQTLTSTGRPLRCLSYVPATQWNGAFHNTFEQALRRGIACAAGGRLTIALVGPIYGGSLPIAGYVKRALESLGHQVQWIDHSLHAQSYEVMGRLSDARNRQLMQGRLAEVLSQWTLATLAESPPDLVLSVAQAPLTLPVLDLLRKKKFLTAMWFVENYRHLTYWQQMAAGYEFWFVFQQGECLNAFKQAGARQVSYLPMAADPALHRPMTLSEEDRCLYGADVSFVGAGYANRRRLFPTLLNRPWSFKLWGNEWEGADDLRSVLQLDGARIDTATCMKVFNATPVNLNLHSSTGPSLDPQADFVNPRTFELAACGAFQLTDHRSLLPELFTEQEIVSFRSFDDVPGLVRTWLEDPAARQATAAAARARLLSAHTYEHRMKDLLAAIGLSHPDRVGAVLRGDRQQETLLSRCADDLPLESLITRCQAGQRVELKDVAAQIRAKGPSASLKREELMVLMLDEYRGETRDLL; encoded by the coding sequence ATGACCTGCTTGAACGAAAACGTCGCCAGGTTGGCATCACGTGCTCCGGATCTGGCGACCTCCCTCAAGGCATCCGTCGGAGGAGTGCTCTCCATCGAGCCTGCGCGCTGCGGCATACCTTCGGCTCGACGATCAGGGCGGTGGATTCATAGCTCCTATGATCCAATTCGTGAAGCCGAAACCTGGGCTGAGACCCATGTCCCGTCCTGTCATGCTGGGGAGACGATCGTCGTCGCAGGAGTCGGGCTGCTGTACCATGTAGAAGCGCTCAGAAAGAAACTGGCGCCGGACATCGGTATCGCCGTACTGGTTTCCGACCTAGGCGAATTCCACGATGCGCTGTCAGCGCGGCCGCTGGGAGCCTGGAGCGAACAGGTCAGCTGGTTGGTTGGGTCTCCCGAAGCCATCGCCCAGACCCTGACAAGCACCGGGCGGCCTCTGCGTTGTCTTTCCTATGTCCCGGCTACCCAATGGAATGGGGCCTTCCACAACACGTTCGAGCAGGCGCTGCGCCGTGGGATCGCCTGTGCGGCGGGAGGTCGGCTGACCATCGCGCTGGTGGGCCCGATTTACGGCGGTTCGCTTCCGATCGCCGGCTACGTCAAACGGGCGCTCGAGTCACTCGGCCATCAGGTACAGTGGATCGACCACAGTCTCCATGCTCAGAGTTATGAGGTCATGGGGCGACTGAGCGATGCACGCAATCGCCAACTGATGCAAGGCCGTCTCGCCGAGGTGTTGAGCCAATGGACCTTGGCGACGCTCGCCGAGTCTCCTCCCGATCTTGTCTTGTCGGTGGCCCAGGCTCCGCTGACGTTGCCGGTCCTCGACCTCCTGCGGAAAAAGAAATTTCTGACGGCCATGTGGTTCGTCGAGAACTATCGCCACCTGACTTACTGGCAACAGATGGCGGCGGGCTACGAGTTCTGGTTTGTGTTTCAACAGGGGGAATGCCTGAACGCCTTCAAGCAGGCGGGGGCTCGGCAGGTCAGCTATTTGCCGATGGCGGCGGACCCGGCTCTTCATCGCCCCATGACCTTGTCCGAGGAAGATCGGTGCCTCTACGGTGCGGACGTCTCATTCGTCGGCGCAGGCTACGCGAATCGTCGTCGGCTCTTTCCGACGTTACTCAACCGACCCTGGTCGTTTAAACTCTGGGGCAACGAGTGGGAAGGCGCCGATGATCTCCGTTCCGTATTGCAATTGGACGGCGCACGGATCGATACCGCCACCTGCATGAAGGTCTTCAACGCGACGCCCGTCAATCTGAATCTGCATTCCAGTACCGGACCAAGCTTGGACCCGCAGGCCGATTTCGTCAATCCTCGTACCTTTGAATTGGCGGCTTGCGGAGCCTTTCAGTTGACGGATCACCGTTCATTGCTTCCGGAACTTTTTACAGAGCAGGAGATCGTATCGTTCCGCTCGTTCGATGACGTTCCTGGGCTGGTTCGAACATGGCTGGAAGATCCTGCCGCCAGGCAGGCGACGGCCGCTGCGGCGCGGGCGCGGCTGTTGAGCGCCCATACCTATGAACATCGGATGAAGGATCTGCTGGCTGCGATCGGGTTGTCTCATCCCGATCGCGTGGGGGCCGTCTTGAGAGGAGACCGGCAGCAGGAAACCCTGCTCAGCCGTTGTGCCGACGACCTTCCGCTGGAATCCCTCATCACACGCTGCCAGGCGGGACAGCGCGTCGAGTTGAAAGATGTCGCGGCGCAGATTCGCGCGAAGGGTCCGTCGGCTTCCCTCAAGCGCGAAGAGTTGATGGTGCTGATGTTGGATGAGTATCGCGGCGAGACACGCGATTTGTTATGA
- a CDS encoding heptosyltransferase family protein, whose translation MPPEPASQNGALLIQLARLGDLVQSLPAIEALKKRYPERQLDVLCSAPLAPVLAGYRTVRRVIPWDGALWRTWADQWMGNPTETLRAVRTYLTAIGEREYDHVYSLNQHARSFLVAHLFSNRVMEIDQGSLFDAGLGPWAQYLKQVAKDRGQNRVHLADAWCGMCDVRPLGCAPVLQETDVALPEDLAAIGKRPGLWTALAAGAGDKTRCLSPAVWAQWIQRFLTQVDDGQVVLIGSGHEREAGQAILEAVPTLLQGRVWDATGRTTVAQLMRLLRTCRWVVGSDTGPLHMATAMGSRVLGFYFSRARVHETGPYGEGHWVYQYSAQTHPDSWPITESVDVIVSGRRRPAAGWTLWNSHMDQWGVYFEDGAGEHADLQRAAVWRTLSPNLCESVAV comes from the coding sequence ATGCCGCCTGAGCCAGCCTCTCAAAACGGCGCACTATTGATTCAGCTGGCGAGGTTGGGCGACCTCGTGCAGTCGCTTCCTGCCATCGAGGCCCTGAAGAAGCGATATCCGGAGAGGCAGTTGGATGTCCTCTGTTCAGCTCCCTTGGCACCGGTACTCGCAGGGTATCGCACCGTTCGTCGAGTCATACCTTGGGACGGTGCCCTGTGGCGCACGTGGGCCGATCAATGGATGGGGAATCCGACCGAGACCCTGCGCGCGGTCAGAACCTATCTCACCGCAATCGGCGAGCGCGAATACGATCACGTCTACAGCTTGAATCAACATGCTCGGAGCTTCTTGGTGGCGCACCTTTTCAGTAACCGTGTCATGGAGATCGATCAGGGCAGTCTCTTTGACGCAGGACTTGGTCCTTGGGCGCAGTATCTCAAACAGGTGGCCAAAGACCGTGGTCAAAACCGTGTGCACCTGGCCGATGCCTGGTGTGGGATGTGCGATGTGAGGCCGCTGGGTTGCGCGCCAGTTTTGCAAGAAACCGACGTCGCGTTGCCGGAGGATCTTGCCGCGATCGGCAAGCGCCCCGGACTCTGGACCGCACTGGCGGCCGGGGCAGGGGACAAGACACGCTGCCTGTCGCCCGCCGTATGGGCTCAGTGGATACAACGGTTTCTCACGCAAGTAGATGACGGACAGGTCGTCTTGATCGGGAGCGGTCACGAGCGTGAAGCCGGACAGGCCATCTTGGAAGCCGTTCCCACCCTGTTGCAGGGACGGGTGTGGGATGCCACCGGCCGTACCACCGTCGCGCAGCTGATGAGGCTGCTTCGAACTTGCCGCTGGGTGGTCGGAAGCGACACGGGCCCGTTGCATATGGCTACGGCTATGGGAAGCCGCGTCTTGGGGTTCTACTTCTCCCGCGCGCGGGTGCATGAAACAGGGCCCTATGGAGAGGGCCATTGGGTCTATCAATATTCCGCGCAGACTCATCCGGACAGCTGGCCGATCACGGAGAGTGTCGATGTGATCGTCAGCGGGCGCCGTCGTCCGGCGGCGGGCTGGACCCTATGGAACAGCCACATGGATCAATGGGGAGTGTACTTCGAAGACGGTGCAGGCGAGCACGCCGATCTCCAACGAGCGGCTGTGTGGCGGACACTTTCTCCCAATCTGTGCGAATCGGTGGCTGTATGA